From one Simplicispira suum genomic stretch:
- the ampD gene encoding 1,6-anhydro-N-acetylmuramyl-L-alanine amidase AmpD: MPTRTPEGPDLWQDDWYRPAIALASPHCDPRPADAQTDLIVVHSISLPPGHYGGDEVAALFLGTLDCASHPYFERLRGLRVSAHFFVRRSGTVVQFVGCNQRAWHAGESHYRGRSRCNDDSIGIELEGLEGEAFEPAQYAALTQLCQALAQRYSIAFIAGHEHIAPGRKADPGAAFDWLLLQQGLDLPSLHFPAR; encoded by the coding sequence ATGCCGACGAGGACGCCTGAAGGCCCCGATCTCTGGCAGGACGACTGGTACCGCCCTGCCATCGCCCTGGCATCACCCCATTGCGACCCCCGACCAGCGGACGCCCAGACCGATCTGATCGTGGTGCATTCCATCAGCCTGCCACCAGGGCACTACGGGGGAGACGAGGTGGCCGCGCTGTTTCTTGGCACGCTCGACTGCGCTTCCCATCCCTACTTCGAGCGCTTGCGCGGCCTGCGCGTTTCGGCCCATTTTTTTGTCCGACGATCAGGCACCGTGGTGCAGTTTGTCGGTTGCAATCAGCGCGCCTGGCATGCTGGCGAATCACACTACCGCGGCCGCAGTCGATGCAATGACGACTCGATCGGCATAGAGCTCGAAGGCCTGGAGGGCGAAGCCTTCGAACCCGCCCAATATGCCGCGCTCACGCAGCTGTGCCAGGCACTTGCCCAGCGCTATTCCATCGCCTTTATTGCGGGGCACGAACACATCGCCCCCGGCCGCAAGGCGGACCCCGGTGCTGCGTTTGATTGGCTGCTGCTCCAGCAGGGGCTCGACCTGCCCAGCCTGCACTTTCCCGCTCGCTGA
- a CDS encoding sigma-54-dependent transcriptional regulator — MNSQPASILVVDDEPDLRTLYELTLLREGYRIDTAGTVAQARELLATHSYDVVITDMRLPDGFGMELLHDLRQQQRPERCLVMTAYGSAENAVEALRAGAFDYLTKPVDLKQFRAVVASAVQGTEGVQPPRAATGRPGAPGTASRIGGTALERLVGESEAIRNVKQRVAKVARGMAPVLVRGESGTGKELVARALHENSQRAAGPMVAVNCGAIPEALLEAEFFGARKGSYTGATQDRAGYFQAAQGGTLFLDEIGDLPLAMQSKLLRAIQERSVRPLGATQEEPVDVRIVSATHRDLAADVQAGRFRQDLYYRLNVIEVVIPPLRERREDLPALCRALLTRIAHESGTTAPELTDSMVQAIAAHPLTGNVRELENLLHRAVALGDGDELHVDCAVSSVTSLPTLAATAPLEASAPAAALVPEPLPRDLQGWLDQQERSILVRALQENHFNRTATAARLGISLRQIRYRIARLNISAPGDNHADEDA; from the coding sequence ATGAACTCCCAGCCCGCATCCATTTTGGTGGTTGACGACGAGCCCGACCTGCGCACGCTGTATGAACTGACGCTGCTGCGCGAGGGCTATCGCATCGACACGGCCGGCACTGTCGCGCAAGCGCGGGAGCTGCTTGCAACCCACAGCTACGACGTCGTCATTACCGACATGCGTCTGCCCGATGGCTTTGGCATGGAATTGCTGCACGATCTGCGCCAGCAGCAGCGGCCCGAACGCTGCCTGGTGATGACTGCTTACGGCTCCGCCGAGAACGCAGTGGAGGCTTTGCGTGCCGGTGCCTTCGACTACTTGACCAAACCGGTGGATCTCAAACAGTTCCGTGCCGTGGTGGCCTCTGCCGTTCAGGGGACAGAGGGCGTCCAGCCTCCCCGCGCTGCGACGGGCCGACCCGGCGCGCCAGGCACAGCCAGCCGCATCGGCGGCACTGCGTTGGAGCGCTTGGTAGGCGAGTCCGAAGCCATACGCAATGTCAAGCAGCGCGTAGCCAAGGTGGCACGCGGCATGGCGCCAGTGCTGGTGCGTGGCGAGTCGGGCACGGGCAAGGAGTTGGTAGCGCGTGCCCTGCATGAAAACAGCCAGCGTGCTGCCGGACCGATGGTTGCTGTCAACTGCGGTGCGATCCCGGAAGCCCTGCTGGAAGCCGAATTCTTTGGCGCACGCAAAGGCTCCTACACCGGTGCCACGCAGGACCGCGCCGGTTACTTCCAGGCCGCGCAAGGCGGCACCCTTTTTCTGGATGAAATTGGCGACCTGCCACTTGCCATGCAATCCAAACTGCTGCGCGCGATCCAGGAGCGCAGCGTGCGCCCGCTCGGCGCCACGCAGGAAGAGCCGGTGGACGTGCGCATCGTGAGCGCGACCCACCGTGACCTGGCGGCTGACGTCCAGGCGGGACGCTTCCGACAGGATCTGTACTACCGCCTCAACGTCATTGAAGTGGTGATCCCCCCGCTGCGTGAGCGCCGCGAAGACCTGCCCGCCTTGTGCCGCGCCCTGCTGACACGCATCGCCCATGAGTCAGGGACCACTGCACCCGAATTGACCGACTCCATGGTGCAAGCCATCGCAGCCCATCCATTGACCGGCAACGTGCGCGAACTGGAGAACCTGCTGCACCGAGCGGTGGCGCTGGGCGACGGCGACGAATTGCATGTGGACTGCGCGGTGTCCAGCGTTACATCGCTGCCCACGCTCGCGGCCACCGCACCGCTGGAGGCCTCTGCCCCTGCCGCAGCTCTTGTGCCGGAGCCCCTGCCGCGCGATCTGCAGGGCTGGCTGGATCAGCAGGAACGCAGCATTCTCGTTCGCGCGCTGCAAGAAAACCATTTCAACCGCACCGCGACCGCAGCGCGCCTGGGCATCAGCCTGCGCCAGATCCGCTATCGCATTGCACGGCTCAACATCAGCGCGCCTGGCGACAACCATGCCGACGAGGACGCCTGA
- a CDS encoding sensor histidine kinase: MAADVGTPSTPMPPRRRGAGQDAAFLRLWQGFLTGRVVVALALLTLQLASQMLNQNAELVVVLVCMLYLGATVAVRLVAGNVAPSPEAGVHWLSSIGVDLALVCALQLLHNGSMSFTPLFGLPILMASVLGTLTLAMGTTAAVTLLLLAWAWWFGDPSGSEATQRSLQAALTGTGYFIVAFMVQQLALRLVREQHIAQSSQATALVQSQVSELVIQNLTEGVLVVDEAFEVRTANPAGLLMLGSQAGLNPPFALQSRLAWQALAALARRSFRQSMPQVADINLISEHQNPIGLHVRTWLTAPLASVSDAPGQRLCVMFLHDLRELEARLRTEKLAAMGRMSAAVAHEIRNPLAAIVQANALLDEDLHEPSHKRLAQMIGQNADRLAHIAEEILDIARVQHQMDHAPAATVTLDESVAQIWRDWQAHAPAQREGLLRLGAPAIQVEFDAEHLRRVLVNLLDNALRYRSGSVESLQLHTRMESPGQASVQVWSNGPPMDQSVERHLFEPFFSSESRSSGLGLYICRGLCERHGASISYQRLQRNIAERECSGNAFTVRFRSTGILPPPDASLFDTVVV; encoded by the coding sequence ATGGCCGCTGACGTCGGGACGCCCAGCACGCCGATGCCGCCCCGACGCCGGGGGGCGGGACAGGACGCGGCCTTCCTGCGTCTGTGGCAAGGCTTCCTGACCGGGCGGGTGGTGGTAGCACTGGCGTTGCTGACGCTCCAGCTCGCCAGTCAGATGCTCAACCAGAATGCGGAGCTGGTGGTCGTTCTGGTGTGCATGTTGTATCTGGGCGCCACGGTGGCAGTGCGCCTGGTGGCGGGCAACGTAGCGCCTTCTCCCGAAGCCGGCGTGCATTGGCTGTCCTCGATCGGTGTCGATCTGGCCTTGGTTTGCGCGCTGCAGCTCTTGCACAACGGCAGCATGAGCTTCACCCCCTTGTTTGGGCTGCCCATCCTCATGGCTTCCGTGCTGGGCACGCTCACGCTGGCGATGGGAACCACCGCAGCCGTCACGCTGCTGCTGCTGGCATGGGCCTGGTGGTTCGGTGATCCCAGTGGCAGCGAGGCTACGCAACGCTCGCTACAGGCTGCGCTCACAGGCACCGGCTACTTCATCGTCGCCTTCATGGTGCAGCAGTTGGCGCTGCGACTGGTGCGTGAGCAGCATATCGCCCAGAGCAGCCAGGCGACAGCTCTGGTGCAAAGCCAGGTCAGCGAGCTGGTCATTCAAAACCTTACCGAGGGGGTTCTGGTGGTGGATGAAGCTTTCGAGGTGCGAACAGCCAACCCTGCCGGGCTGCTGATGCTGGGCTCGCAAGCCGGCCTGAACCCGCCGTTCGCCTTGCAGTCACGGCTCGCCTGGCAAGCCCTTGCCGCGCTGGCGCGGCGCAGCTTTCGGCAAAGCATGCCGCAGGTGGCGGACATCAACCTGATCAGCGAACACCAGAACCCGATCGGCCTGCATGTGCGCACCTGGTTGACGGCGCCGCTTGCGTCTGTCTCCGATGCACCAGGGCAGCGCCTGTGCGTGATGTTTTTACACGATTTGCGCGAACTCGAAGCGCGCCTGCGGACAGAAAAACTCGCTGCCATGGGCCGCATGTCGGCCGCTGTGGCCCACGAAATCCGCAACCCATTGGCGGCCATCGTGCAAGCCAATGCTTTGCTGGACGAGGACCTGCACGAGCCATCCCACAAGCGCCTGGCGCAAATGATTGGGCAAAACGCAGACCGGCTGGCGCATATTGCAGAAGAAATCCTGGACATCGCCCGGGTGCAACACCAAATGGACCATGCGCCCGCCGCCACCGTAACGCTGGACGAATCGGTGGCTCAGATCTGGCGCGATTGGCAAGCCCATGCGCCCGCCCAGCGCGAGGGCCTGCTGCGCCTGGGTGCCCCCGCCATACAAGTGGAGTTTGACGCCGAGCATTTGCGCAGGGTCTTGGTGAACCTGCTGGACAACGCCTTGCGCTACCGTTCTGGCAGCGTGGAATCGCTGCAACTGCACACACGCATGGAGTCACCTGGGCAGGCCAGCGTGCAGGTCTGGAGCAACGGTCCACCCATGGACCAATCGGTGGAGCGGCATTTGTTCGAACCGTTTTTCTCTTCAGAGAGTCGTTCCAGCGGGCTCGGGCTGTACATCTGCCGCGGCTTGTGCGAGCGCCACGGGGCCAGCATCAGCTACCAGCGCCTGCAACGCAATATCGCCGAGAGGGAGTGCAGCGGCAATGCGTTTACCGTGCGCTTTCGCAGTACCGGTATCCTGCCCCCGCCGGACGCCTCTCTTTTTGATACCGTTGTGGTTTGA
- a CDS encoding PP0621 family protein, translating into MKFLVLLAVLFVAYLVWRGKRVKKNPPRPPARALPAPQDMLACARCGVHVPRSDAWISDGRSYCCREHQQQDGR; encoded by the coding sequence ATGAAATTTCTCGTCCTGCTGGCAGTCCTGTTCGTAGCCTACCTCGTTTGGCGCGGCAAACGGGTGAAGAAGAATCCGCCACGCCCGCCAGCGCGGGCATTGCCTGCGCCGCAGGACATGCTGGCCTGCGCGCGTTGCGGTGTCCACGTGCCGCGCAGCGACGCCTGGATAAGCGACGGGCGCAGCTATTGCTGCCGCGAGCACCAGCAACAAGATGGCCGCTGA
- a CDS encoding cytochrome C assembly family protein, giving the protein MILASSSPSALLLGIAAAAAYALPAAFASRLGETGARLALWLAWALHGAMLAAGMLQSAPRFGFAPALSVTAWLVLTVYAIERELFPKLRTRWVLAALGALAVVLALVFPGQPLHVSATAWLPLHLALGISAYGLFGAAVVHAALMTRAEKRLRLAEDTHSGMPLLTLERLTFRFVTAGFVLLTATLVAGVLFSEVLYGRAWRWDHKAVFSVLSWLTFAALLLGRRRFGWRGRSAVRVLYAGAVLLLLAYVGSRFALEVVLGRAP; this is encoded by the coding sequence ATGATTTTAGCTAGTAGCTCTCCCTCCGCCTTGCTGCTGGGGATAGCGGCCGCAGCAGCCTACGCGTTGCCTGCAGCGTTTGCATCACGCCTGGGCGAAACCGGCGCGCGCCTGGCACTCTGGCTGGCCTGGGCGCTGCACGGCGCCATGCTGGCCGCAGGCATGCTGCAAAGCGCCCCACGCTTCGGTTTCGCACCCGCGCTGTCGGTGACGGCCTGGCTGGTGCTGACGGTGTACGCGATCGAGCGCGAGCTCTTTCCCAAGTTGCGCACCCGCTGGGTGCTGGCTGCATTGGGCGCGCTGGCGGTGGTGCTGGCGCTGGTGTTCCCTGGTCAGCCGCTGCATGTCAGCGCAACCGCCTGGCTGCCGCTGCATCTGGCACTGGGCATCTCAGCCTACGGCCTGTTTGGCGCTGCCGTCGTTCATGCGGCGTTGATGACGCGTGCGGAAAAGCGCCTTCGCCTGGCGGAAGATACGCACAGCGGCATGCCGCTTCTGACGCTTGAACGCCTCACGTTTCGCTTTGTCACGGCCGGCTTTGTGTTGCTGACCGCGACGCTGGTCGCCGGCGTCCTGTTCAGCGAAGTGCTCTATGGCCGCGCCTGGCGCTGGGACCACAAGGCGGTGTTCTCGGTCCTCTCGTGGTTGACCTTTGCCGCTCTTCTCCTTGGGCGCCGGCGCTTTGGCTGGCGCGGACGCAGCGCCGTGCGCGTGCTGTACGCCGGCGCCGTGCTGCTGCTGCTGGCCTACGTGGGTTCGCGCTTCGCGCTGGAAGTCGTTCTGGGACGTGCACCATGA
- the ffh gene encoding signal recognition particle protein — MASALTDKLTRLVKEMRGQARITESNVQDMLREVRMALLEADVALPVVRDFIARVKEKALGQDVLGSLKPGQALVGIVNRELAATMGEGVADINLHAQPPAVILMAGLQGAGKTTTTAKLAKHLIEKRKKKVLTVSGDVYRPAAIEQLKTVTAQAGAEWFPSTPDQKPLDIARAALDYAKKHYFDVLLVDTAGRLAIDELLMQEIKDLHAAIKPVETLFVVDAMQGQDAINTAKAFKEALPLTGIILTKLDGDSRGGAALSVRQITGAPIKFAGVSEKLDGLEVFDAERHAGRILGMGDIVALVEQVSAGVDMEAAQKLAAKVKSGDGFDLNDFLGQLQQMKQMGGLSSLMDKLPSQLMAKAGAVDMDRAEKDIKRKEGIIQSMTPKERRKPELIKATRKKRIANGAGVQVQEVNRLLKEFEQMQGMMKKMKGGGLMKMMKKMGGMKGMGGGGMPKMPF; from the coding sequence ATGGCCTCCGCCCTTACCGACAAACTCACGCGCCTGGTGAAAGAGATGCGTGGCCAGGCCCGCATCACCGAATCGAACGTGCAGGACATGCTGCGCGAGGTGCGCATGGCGCTTCTGGAAGCCGACGTGGCGCTGCCCGTGGTGCGCGACTTCATTGCCCGCGTGAAGGAAAAGGCGCTGGGCCAGGACGTGCTGGGCTCGCTCAAGCCCGGCCAGGCCCTGGTGGGAATTGTCAACCGCGAGCTTGCGGCCACCATGGGCGAAGGTGTCGCCGACATCAACCTCCATGCCCAGCCACCGGCCGTGATCCTGATGGCCGGTCTGCAGGGCGCGGGCAAAACGACGACAACGGCCAAACTGGCCAAGCACCTGATTGAAAAACGCAAGAAGAAGGTGCTGACCGTCTCGGGCGACGTGTACCGGCCAGCGGCCATTGAGCAGCTCAAAACCGTCACTGCCCAGGCAGGCGCCGAATGGTTTCCGAGCACGCCGGACCAAAAACCGCTGGACATAGCCCGCGCCGCGCTTGACTACGCCAAGAAGCACTACTTTGACGTGCTGCTGGTGGACACCGCCGGCCGCCTGGCCATTGACGAGTTGCTGATGCAGGAAATCAAGGACCTGCACGCTGCCATCAAACCGGTGGAAACGCTGTTTGTGGTGGACGCCATGCAGGGCCAGGACGCCATCAACACGGCCAAGGCCTTCAAGGAGGCATTGCCGCTGACCGGCATCATCCTGACCAAGCTCGACGGTGACTCGCGCGGCGGCGCGGCACTGTCGGTGCGCCAGATCACGGGCGCGCCGATCAAGTTTGCCGGCGTGTCGGAAAAGCTCGATGGCCTGGAGGTGTTCGACGCCGAGCGCCACGCCGGCCGCATTCTGGGCATGGGCGACATCGTCGCCCTGGTCGAGCAGGTGTCGGCTGGCGTCGACATGGAGGCCGCGCAGAAGCTTGCCGCCAAGGTGAAAAGCGGCGATGGCTTTGACCTGAACGACTTCCTCGGCCAGTTGCAGCAGATGAAGCAAATGGGCGGCTTGTCGAGCCTGATGGACAAGCTGCCTTCGCAATTGATGGCCAAGGCCGGCGCGGTGGACATGGACCGGGCTGAGAAGGACATCAAACGCAAGGAAGGCATCATCCAGAGCATGACGCCCAAGGAGCGCCGCAAGCCCGAGCTCATCAAGGCCACCCGCAAGAAGCGCATCGCAAACGGCGCCGGTGTCCAGGTTCAAGAAGTCAACCGCCTGCTCAAGGAGTTCGAGCAGATGCAGGGCATGATGAAGAAGATGAAGGGCGGCGGCCTGATGAAGATGATGAAGAAGATGGGCGGTATGAAGGGCATGGGCGGTGGTGGAATGCCCAAGATGCCCTTCTAG
- the miaB gene encoding tRNA (N6-isopentenyl adenosine(37)-C2)-methylthiotransferase MiaB produces MSKKVFIKTFGCQMNEYDSDKMLDVMRAAEGYEPTQDVEEADLILFNTCSVREKAQEKVFSDLGRVRHLKERGVQIGVGGCVASQEGAEIIKRAPYVDIVFGPQTLHRLPQLLEQRRVQARPQVDISFPEIEKFDHLPPARVEGASAFVSIMEGCSKYCSYCVVPYTRGEEVSRPFDDVLVEVAGLADQGVKEITLLGQNVNAYRGPMGDTAEIADFALLLEYVAEIPGIERLRFTTSHPNEFTPRLIEAYARIPKLANHLHLPVQHGSDRILMAMKRGYTAMEYKSTVKKLRAIRPDLAMSSDFIVGFPGETEEDFAKMMKLIDDIGFDNSFSFIFSPRPGTPAANLHDETPGDVKLKRLHQLQAVINTNIKTISEQRVGTVQRILVEGASKRDADELMGRTECNRVVNFAGQPRLVGQMVDVTITEAKAYTLRGEVLVREAA; encoded by the coding sequence ATGAGCAAAAAAGTCTTTATCAAAACCTTTGGCTGCCAGATGAACGAGTACGACTCGGACAAGATGCTGGACGTGATGCGCGCTGCGGAAGGCTACGAACCGACACAGGACGTTGAAGAAGCCGACCTGATCCTGTTCAACACCTGCTCGGTGCGCGAAAAGGCGCAGGAAAAGGTGTTTTCCGACCTGGGCCGGGTGCGCCACCTCAAGGAGCGCGGCGTGCAAATCGGTGTGGGCGGCTGCGTCGCCAGCCAGGAAGGCGCGGAGATCATCAAGCGCGCGCCGTATGTCGACATCGTGTTCGGGCCGCAGACCTTGCACCGTCTGCCGCAGCTTCTGGAGCAGCGCCGCGTGCAGGCCCGCCCGCAGGTGGACATCAGCTTCCCCGAAATTGAAAAATTCGACCACCTGCCGCCCGCGCGTGTCGAGGGTGCATCGGCCTTTGTCTCCATCATGGAAGGCTGCAGCAAGTACTGCAGCTACTGCGTGGTGCCTTACACCCGCGGCGAAGAAGTCAGCCGACCGTTTGACGACGTGCTGGTCGAAGTGGCGGGCCTGGCCGACCAGGGAGTGAAGGAAATCACCCTGCTGGGCCAGAACGTCAACGCCTATCGCGGGCCCATGGGCGACACGGCCGAAATCGCCGATTTCGCCTTGCTTCTGGAGTACGTGGCCGAGATTCCCGGCATCGAGCGCCTGCGCTTCACCACCAGCCACCCGAACGAGTTCACGCCGCGCCTGATCGAGGCCTACGCGCGCATTCCCAAATTAGCCAACCACCTGCACCTGCCTGTGCAGCACGGCTCGGACCGCATCCTGATGGCCATGAAGCGCGGTTACACGGCCATGGAATACAAGAGCACGGTGAAGAAGCTGCGCGCCATCCGGCCTGACCTGGCGATGAGCAGCGACTTCATCGTCGGCTTCCCCGGTGAGACCGAAGAGGATTTCGCCAAGATGATGAAGCTGATCGACGACATTGGCTTCGACAACTCCTTCAGTTTCATCTTTAGCCCCCGCCCCGGCACGCCCGCCGCCAACCTCCACGACGAAACGCCGGGCGACGTGAAGCTCAAGCGTCTGCACCAGTTGCAGGCCGTCATCAACACCAACATCAAAACGATCAGTGAGCAACGCGTCGGCACGGTGCAGCGCATTCTGGTGGAAGGCGCATCCAAGCGCGACGCGGACGAGCTGATGGGCCGCACCGAGTGCAACCGCGTGGTGAACTTCGCCGGCCAGCCAAGGCTGGTGGGGCAGATGGTGGACGTCACCATCACCGAAGCCAAGGCCTACACCTTGCGCGGCGAAGTGCTGGTGCGCGAGGCGGCGTAG
- a CDS encoding enoyl-CoA hydratase, whose protein sequence is MSYTSIEVRTEAEKVGVITLNRPKQLNALNDQLMDELGEALHIFDSDEGIGCIVLTGSEKAFAAGADIGAMAKFSFADAYKGDYISRNWETIRSIRKPVIAAVSGFALGGGCELAMMCDFIIAADNAKFGQPEIKLGVIPGAGGTQRLPRAVGKSKAMDMALTGRMMDAVEAERSGLVSRVVPLDKLQDEALGAALVISDFSRIAVMAAKESVNRAFESGLSDGVMFERRLFHALFATADQKEGMDAFVNKRKAVFTHL, encoded by the coding sequence ATGTCCTACACCTCGATCGAAGTGCGCACCGAAGCCGAGAAAGTCGGCGTGATCACACTCAACCGTCCCAAACAGCTCAATGCGCTCAACGACCAGCTCATGGACGAGCTGGGTGAGGCCCTGCACATTTTTGACAGCGACGAGGGCATCGGCTGCATCGTCCTCACCGGCAGCGAGAAGGCTTTTGCCGCTGGCGCGGATATTGGCGCCATGGCCAAGTTCAGTTTTGCCGATGCGTACAAGGGCGACTACATCTCACGCAACTGGGAAACCATCCGTTCCATTCGCAAACCGGTCATCGCCGCCGTCAGCGGCTTTGCGCTGGGGGGCGGCTGCGAGTTGGCGATGATGTGCGACTTCATCATTGCCGCTGACAACGCCAAGTTTGGCCAGCCCGAGATCAAGCTGGGCGTGATTCCCGGCGCCGGAGGCACGCAGCGCCTGCCGCGCGCAGTGGGCAAGTCCAAGGCCATGGACATGGCCCTCACCGGCCGCATGATGGATGCCGTGGAAGCCGAGCGCTCCGGACTGGTCAGCCGCGTCGTGCCGCTGGACAAACTGCAGGACGAAGCCTTGGGCGCTGCGCTGGTCATCAGCGATTTTTCGCGCATTGCCGTGATGGCGGCCAAAGAATCTGTCAACCGCGCCTTCGAGAGCGGCCTGTCGGACGGCGTGATGTTTGAGCGGCGCCTGTTCCACGCGCTGTTTGCCACAGCAGACCAGAAGGAAGGCATGGACGCCTTCGTCAACAAGCGCAAGGCCGTGTTCACGCATCTTTGA
- a CDS encoding M61 family metallopeptidase, whose amino-acid sequence MSARRSPPVALTHKPASGVHFRVELRDLHAHLFAITLHLPQPQAKQTFQLPAWIPGSYLLREFSKHLQGLQAWQGGQPITLTQLDKCTWRTDGASNAALELRYEVYAADTSVRSAWLDASRAFFNGTSVFLRALGFEQAPHTVEIVAPAGKPDWRLATALCAEKVDGSGFGRYSAGNYDELVDCPVEIGPFWEGAFDTGGIHHRWVVSGAAPSFDGARLLADAQKICAAAIAFWHGAETPPLCDYVFLLNAVDDGYGGLEHRSSTALIAARRDLPRSHGDGEATWKPGDGYITLLGLISHEYFHTWNVKRLRPSEFEHYDYAHENYTQLLWFFEGFTSYYDDLLLVRAGLVDAAGYLKLLTKTINQVLQTPGRLQQSVAQASFDAWVKYYRQDENTPNATVSYYTKGALVALCLDLSLRREGHTTLDAVMRALWQRCQGGPMQESDVLAVLQELSGRSYASEIKVWVHSMDELPLSELLAAHGVQMQADAAQPAQRLGLRVVPGDGVRIKTVLRGGLAERAGLAAGDEWLGIETSAGAWRLLRLDDLPLYAPPDTAQVTALVARDQRLLRLPLELSAGPDAASDTVQLRLTDPNLAARWLSAS is encoded by the coding sequence ATGAGCGCCCGCCGCAGCCCGCCGGTCGCGCTCACCCACAAGCCTGCATCGGGCGTGCATTTCCGCGTTGAGCTGCGCGATCTGCACGCGCACCTCTTCGCCATCACGCTGCACTTGCCGCAGCCGCAAGCGAAGCAAACGTTCCAGCTGCCCGCCTGGATTCCCGGCAGCTATTTGCTGCGCGAATTTTCCAAGCATCTGCAGGGACTGCAGGCTTGGCAAGGCGGCCAACCCATCACCCTGACGCAACTGGACAAATGCACCTGGCGCACCGATGGCGCCAGCAATGCCGCCCTGGAATTGCGCTACGAGGTCTACGCGGCCGACACCTCCGTGCGCAGCGCGTGGCTGGACGCCTCACGTGCTTTTTTCAATGGCACCAGCGTGTTCTTGCGGGCGCTTGGGTTTGAGCAAGCGCCGCACACTGTGGAGATCGTCGCACCGGCTGGAAAGCCAGATTGGCGCCTGGCCACGGCGCTTTGCGCTGAAAAGGTGGACGGCAGCGGATTTGGGCGTTACAGCGCCGGCAACTACGACGAACTCGTGGACTGCCCCGTGGAGATAGGTCCGTTCTGGGAAGGAGCGTTTGACACCGGCGGAATCCACCACCGTTGGGTAGTAAGCGGCGCCGCGCCGTCCTTTGACGGAGCGCGGCTGCTGGCCGACGCGCAAAAAATCTGTGCTGCAGCCATTGCGTTCTGGCACGGCGCGGAGACCCCGCCGCTGTGCGACTACGTCTTTTTGCTCAATGCCGTGGACGACGGCTACGGCGGGCTCGAGCACCGCAGCTCCACGGCATTGATCGCCGCCCGGCGCGACCTCCCGCGCAGCCACGGCGACGGCGAAGCCACCTGGAAACCCGGCGACGGCTACATCACACTGCTCGGCCTCATCAGCCACGAGTATTTCCACACCTGGAACGTCAAGCGCCTGCGGCCCAGCGAGTTCGAACATTACGACTACGCCCACGAGAACTACACCCAGCTCTTGTGGTTCTTCGAAGGCTTCACCAGCTACTACGACGACCTGCTGCTGGTGCGTGCCGGCTTGGTGGACGCCGCCGGTTACCTCAAGCTGCTGACCAAAACCATCAACCAGGTGCTGCAGACGCCTGGACGCCTCCAGCAAAGCGTCGCCCAGGCCAGCTTTGACGCCTGGGTGAAGTACTACCGTCAGGACGAAAACACCCCCAACGCCACGGTCAGCTACTACACCAAGGGCGCTCTCGTGGCCTTGTGCCTGGACCTCAGCTTGCGGCGCGAAGGCCACACCACGCTGGACGCGGTGATGCGCGCACTGTGGCAGCGCTGCCAAGGTGGCCCGATGCAGGAATCCGATGTGCTGGCGGTGCTGCAGGAGCTTTCGGGGCGCAGCTACGCCAGTGAGATCAAGGTCTGGGTCCATTCGATGGACGAACTACCACTTAGCGAACTGCTTGCAGCACATGGGGTGCAGATGCAGGCCGACGCAGCGCAGCCGGCACAACGCCTGGGGCTGCGCGTGGTGCCGGGCGATGGCGTGCGCATCAAGACCGTGCTGCGCGGCGGCCTGGCCGAGCGCGCCGGGCTGGCCGCGGGGGACGAATGGCTGGGCATTGAAACGTCTGCCGGAGCCTGGCGCCTGTTGCGCCTGGACGATTTGCCGCTGTATGCGCCGCCCGACACGGCACAGGTGACGGCCCTCGTTGCACGCGACCAGCGGCTGCTTCGCCTGCCCCTTGAGCTCTCGGCCGGTCCGGACGCTGCAAGCGACACCGTGCAGCTGCGATTGACCGACCCGAACTTGGCGGCACGCTGGCTTTCGGCGAGCTAG